One genomic window of Leptotrichia shahii includes the following:
- a CDS encoding cation diffusion facilitator family transporter, protein MNKKIDFKYHHIKHYKYQAQSKKTLITSILLTLFFALVELFGGIFSGSLALISDSFHMFSDVVALLFSIIAVFYSAKKPNKNFTYGFLRIEIISAFINGLALMIISVGIVIEAVKRLFNPEHVDFFTMFTIAVIGLLVNIILMFVLMKSLKKEKNLNVKSALWHFLGDTLNSVGVIIAAIILKLTNLVIFDIIISVIISVVIFTGGLKIAKEAFFILMEAVPSDLDIDEIHAKILTIDKIKDIHEFHLWNISEENISISFHILLDEYDGVNDYEIVNDVVELLKNEYGIEHVTVQIENPETNPHF, encoded by the coding sequence ATGAATAAAAAAATTGATTTTAAGTACCATCATATAAAGCATTATAAATATCAGGCACAATCAAAGAAAACTTTGATAACTTCAATTTTACTGACACTATTTTTTGCTTTAGTTGAATTATTTGGCGGGATATTTAGTGGTTCACTTGCACTTATTTCAGATTCATTTCATATGTTTTCGGATGTCGTTGCACTTTTGTTCAGTATTATAGCAGTATTTTATTCAGCCAAAAAGCCAAACAAAAATTTTACTTATGGATTTTTGAGAATTGAGATAATTTCTGCATTCATAAATGGACTGGCTCTTATGATAATTTCAGTCGGAATAGTTATTGAGGCTGTAAAACGGCTTTTCAATCCAGAGCATGTTGATTTTTTTACGATGTTCACAATTGCAGTAATCGGACTTTTGGTTAATATAATACTTATGTTTGTGCTTATGAAAAGTTTAAAAAAAGAAAAAAATCTTAATGTAAAGAGTGCATTATGGCATTTTTTAGGCGATACGTTAAATTCTGTTGGAGTTATAATTGCTGCGATTATTTTGAAATTAACTAACCTTGTTATTTTTGATATAATAATAAGTGTGATTATAAGCGTTGTTATTTTTACTGGCGGATTAAAAATTGCAAAAGAGGCATTTTTTATTTTGATGGAAGCTGTTCCTAGTGATTTAGACATTGACGAAATACATGCTAAAATTTTGACAATTGATAAAATAAAGGATATTCATGAATTTCATTTATGGAATATTTCTGAAGAAAATATAAGTATCTCATTTCATATTTTACTTGATGAATATGATGGTGTAAATGATTACGAGATTGTAAATGATGTGGTAGAACTTTTAAAAAATGAATACGGAATAGAACATGTGACAGTTCAAATTGAAAATCCTGAAACAAATCCACACTTTTAA